From a single Melospiza georgiana isolate bMelGeo1 chromosome 5, bMelGeo1.pri, whole genome shotgun sequence genomic region:
- the SLC25A4 gene encoding ADP/ATP translocase 1 translates to MGDQALSFVKDFLAGGIAAAVSKTAVAPIERVKLLLQVQHASKQITADKQYKGIVDCIVRIPKEQGIASFWRGNLANVIRYFPTQALNFAFKDKYKQIFLGGVDKHKQFWRYFAGNLASGGAAGATSLCFVYPLDFARTRLAADVGKGATEREFSGLGDCIVKIFKSDGLKGLYQGFSVSVQGIIIYRAAYFGVYDTAKGMLPDPKNVHIIVSWMIAQSVTAVAGLVSYPFDTVRRRMMMQSGRKGADIMYKGTIDCWRKIAKDEGSKAFFKGAWSNVLRGMGGAFVLVLYDEIKKYV, encoded by the exons ATGGGTGACCAAGCGCTCAGCTTCGTCAAGGACTTTCTGGCCGGCGGGATCGCCGCCGCCGTCTCCAAGACGGCTGTCGCCCCCATCGAGAGAGTGAAgttgctgctgcag GTCCAGCATGCCAGCAAACAGATCACGGCCGATAAGCAGTACAAGGGCATCGTGGACTGCATAGTCCGCATCCCCAAGGAGCAGGGCATCGCCTCCTTCTGGAGAGGCAACTTGGCCAATGTCATCCGATACTTCCCCACCCAGGCCCTTAACTTCGCCTTCAAGGACAAGTACAAGCAGATCTTCCTGGGCGGAGTGGACAAGCACAAGCAGTTCTGGCGCTACTTCGCGGGAAACCTCGCGTCCGGGGGTGCCGCGGGAGCCACCTCCCTCTGCTTCGTCTACCCGCTGGATTTTGCCAGGACCCGGCTGGCGGCTGATGTGGGCAAAGGAGCCACTGAGAGGGAGTTCTCTGGCCTGGGCGACTGCATTGTCAAGATCTTTAAGTCTGATGGCCTGAAGGGCTTGTACCAAGGATTTAGCGTGTCTGTCCAGGGCATCATCATCTACAGAGCAGCCTATTTTGGGGTATACGATACGGCCAAGG GTATGTTGCCTGATCCAAAGAATGTGCACATCATAGTGAGCTGGATGATTGCCCAGAGTGTTACTGCAGTGGCAGGGCTGGTTTCTTATCCTTTTGATACTGTGCGGCGTAGGATGATGATGCAGTCTGGCCGAAAGGGAG CTGATATTATGTATAAGGGCACAATTGATTGCTGGAGGAAGATAGCTAAAGACGAAGGATCCAAAGCGTTCTTCAAGGGTGCCTGGTCGAATGTGTTGCGAGGCATGGGCGGAGCTTTTGTATTAGTACTTTATGATGAAATCAAGAAGTATGTCTAA